In Paraburkholderia bryophila, a single genomic region encodes these proteins:
- a CDS encoding glutamate/aspartate ABC transporter substrate-binding protein, giving the protein MKVKKAALLLATLGLFTVGAHAQDAGTLKKIKDTGVISLGHRESSIPFSYYDDKQNVIGYSQEFALKVVEAVKQKLNMPNLKVKLTPVTSQNRIPLVQNGTVDMECGSTTNNAERQQQAAFSNTIFVIGTRLMTKKDSGIKDWADLKGKTVVTTAGTTSERLLRKMNQDKSMGMNIISAKDHGESFLTLSTGRAAAFMMDDALLAGERAKSNTPTDFVIVATPQSHEAYGCMIRKNDPEFKKVVDDAIAKVETSGEADAIYKKWFESPIPPKGLNLNFPESDDMKALFKSPNDKAID; this is encoded by the coding sequence GCAAGACGCTGGCACGCTGAAAAAGATCAAGGACACGGGCGTCATTTCGCTGGGTCACCGCGAATCGTCGATCCCGTTCTCGTATTACGACGACAAGCAGAACGTCATCGGCTACTCGCAGGAATTCGCGCTGAAGGTGGTGGAAGCCGTCAAGCAGAAGCTGAACATGCCGAACCTGAAGGTGAAGCTCACGCCGGTCACGTCGCAAAACCGTATTCCGCTGGTGCAGAACGGCACCGTCGACATGGAATGCGGCTCGACCACCAACAATGCTGAGCGTCAGCAACAGGCTGCATTCTCGAACACGATTTTCGTGATCGGCACGCGTCTGATGACCAAGAAAGACTCCGGCATCAAAGACTGGGCCGATCTGAAGGGTAAGACGGTCGTGACGACCGCCGGCACCACCTCCGAGCGCCTGCTTCGCAAGATGAACCAGGACAAGAGCATGGGCATGAACATCATCAGCGCGAAGGACCATGGCGAGTCGTTCCTGACGCTCTCCACCGGACGCGCCGCTGCGTTCATGATGGACGACGCGCTGCTCGCGGGCGAGCGCGCCAAGTCGAACACGCCGACTGATTTCGTGATCGTCGCCACGCCGCAATCGCATGAAGCGTACGGCTGCATGATTCGCAAGAACGATCCGGAATTCAAGAAGGTCGTGGACGACGCGATCGCGAAGGTCGAAACTTCGGGCGAAGCCGATGCGATCTACAAGAAGTGGTTCGAATCGCCGATTCCGCCGAAGGGCCTGAACCTGAACTTCCCGGAAAGCGATGACATGAAGGCGCTCTTCAAGAGCCCGAATGACAAGGCAATCGATTAA
- a CDS encoding amino acid ABC transporter permease gives MSYHWNWGILLSPVSTGEPTTYLGWLLSGFWVTITVSLSAWVIALIVGSFFGVLRTVPNKWASGAGTVYVAVFRNIPLIVQFFIWYLVIPELLPVSIGNWFKQLPPGAQFFSSSILCLGLFTAARVCEQVRSGINALPKGQRAAGLAMGFTQWQTYRYVLLPVAYRIIVPPLTSEFLNIFKNSAVASTIGLLDLSAQARQLVDYTSQTYESFIAVTLAYVLINLVVMQLMRWVEARTRLPGYIGGK, from the coding sequence ATGTCATATCACTGGAACTGGGGCATTCTGCTGAGTCCGGTCTCCACCGGCGAGCCGACCACCTACCTGGGCTGGCTGCTGTCCGGCTTCTGGGTGACGATTACCGTGTCGCTGTCGGCATGGGTGATCGCGCTGATCGTCGGATCGTTTTTTGGCGTGCTGCGTACGGTGCCGAACAAATGGGCGTCGGGTGCGGGCACGGTTTACGTCGCGGTTTTCCGCAATATCCCGCTGATCGTGCAGTTCTTCATCTGGTATCTGGTGATACCGGAGTTGCTGCCCGTTTCCATCGGCAACTGGTTCAAGCAACTGCCGCCGGGCGCGCAGTTCTTCTCGTCGTCGATTCTGTGTCTGGGGTTGTTCACCGCCGCGCGTGTTTGCGAGCAGGTGCGCTCGGGCATCAACGCGTTACCGAAGGGTCAGCGCGCCGCAGGTCTGGCCATGGGCTTCACGCAATGGCAGACGTACCGCTACGTGCTGCTGCCGGTCGCGTACCGCATCATCGTGCCGCCGCTCACGTCCGAGTTTCTGAACATCTTCAAGAACTCGGCGGTCGCTTCGACGATCGGTCTGCTGGATCTGTCCGCGCAGGCGCGTCAGCTGGTCGATTACACGTCGCAAACATATGAGTCGTTTATCGCGGTCACGCTGGCCTACGTGCTGATCAATCTGGTCGTAATGCAACTGATGCGCTGGGTCGAAGCCAGAACCCGGTTGCCTGGCTATATCGGAGGCAAGTAA